The uncultured Fibrobacter sp. genomic sequence CGACCATCACGCCGTCTAAATCCTTCAGCTGTTCCTCTACCTGGTCGAGCGTCTTGATGCCACCATTGATCGAAATGTTCAGCTGCGGCATTTCTGCCTTGAGTCGGTGTACGGTGTCGTAGTTCAGCGGAGGCACTTCGCGGTTTTCTTTGGGGCTTAAGCCCTTGAGCCATGCCTTGCGGGCGTGAATGATGAATACGTGGCAGCCCGCATCGGCGATGGTGCCGATAAAGTCGCGGAAAAATTCCCAGGAGTCCAATTCGTCGACGCCGATGCGGCACTTGATGGATACCGGAATGCTTACTGCGTCCTGCATTGCCTTGAAACAGTCGGCGACCAGGTTCTTGTCTTTCATGAGGCAAGCGCCAAAGTTTCCGTTCTGCACGCGGTCCGAGGGGCAGCCGCAATTCAGGTTGACTTCCTGAAAGCCCGATTCTTCAACCATCTTGCTGCATTTGGCCAAGTCGGCCGGATTCGAACCTCCCAGCTGCAAAACGGCGGGGTATTCGAATTCCTGATGACGCAGGAACTGCTCCGGGTCGGTATGCAGCAGCGCATTGGTCGTCACCATTTCGCTGTAAAGCAGAATGTGCTTCGACAATAACCGCAAAAAATACCGTTCGTGACGGTCGGTGCAGTCAAGCATCGGGGCA encodes the following:
- the dusA gene encoding tRNA dihydrouridine(20/20a) synthase DusA; this encodes MNLDFNRRLSIAPMLDCTDRHERYFLRLLSKHILLYSEMVTTNALLHTDPEQFLRHQEFEYPAVLQLGGSNPADLAKCSKMVEESGFQEVNLNCGCPSDRVQNGNFGACLMKDKNLVADCFKAMQDAVSIPVSIKCRIGVDELDSWEFFRDFIGTIADAGCHVFIIHARKAWLKGLSPKENREVPPLNYDTVHRLKAEMPQLNISINGGIKTLDQVEEQLKDLDGVMVGREAYENPWFLRDADERIFNDASAPKPESRKALLEAYLPYVEMETARGTPATILVRHLYGLFNGKPGARKYRQYLGENAPKT